From Saccopteryx leptura isolate mSacLep1 chromosome 3, mSacLep1_pri_phased_curated, whole genome shotgun sequence, one genomic window encodes:
- the LOC136398242 gene encoding ret finger protein-like 4A has protein sequence MAEHFQAACRCPVCLNYLEKPVNLKCGFICCLQCVHSLQKQPGEDGALCLTCSELSQKKDIRPNGQLGRLVSKVKALEPQLRSILQMNPRLRKFQVDVTLDIDTANNYLLISEDRRRVRCGHFGQNRRAHAERFSWAACVLGSPWFTSGRHYWEVEVGTSPEWTVGVCKRSVPRQGAIALSAEFGFWSLGCRGQDAFGASTVPPTYLLVSPRLHRLGIFLDMDMGTVSFYHVGNGSHIFTFPGIPAAEPLCPFFAPANPMKDNGAFLTICPV, from the exons ATGGCTGAACACTTTCAAGCAGCATGCAGATGTCCGGTCTGCCTGAATTACCTTGAAAAGCCCGTGAACCTCAAGTGTGGCTTCATCTGCTGCCTCCAATGTGTCCATTCCCTGCAGAAACAGCCAGGCGAGGATGGGGCTCTGTGCCTCACTTGCTCCGAGCTGTCTCAGAAGAAAGACATCAGGCCCAATGGCCAGCTGGGTAGGCTGGTGTCAAAGGTCAAGGCACTGGAGCCCCAGCTGAGAAGCATCCTGCAGATGAACCCAAGGCTGCGCAAGTTCCAAG TGGACGTGACCTTGGACATTGACACAGCCAACAACTACCTCCTCATCTCGGAGGACCGGAGACGCGTGCGCTGTGGGCATTTCGGGCAGAATCGCAGAGCCCATGCGGAGAGGTTCAGCTGGGCCGCCTGTGTCCTGGGCTCCCCTTGGTTCACCTCTGGCCGCCActactgggaggtggaggtggggaccAGCCCTGAGTGGACCGTGGGCGTCTGCAAACGGTCTGTCCCGCGGCAAGGCGCAATAGCCCTGTCCGCAGAATTCGGCTTCTGGAGTCTGGGCTGCAGGGGCCAGGACGCTTTCGGGGCCAGCACCGTGCCCCCGACATATCTCCTGGTCAGTCCCCGCCTACACCGCCTGGGCATCTTCCTGGACATGGACATGGGGACCGTGTCCTTTTATCACGTGGGTAATGGGTCCCATATCTTTACATTCCCTGGAATCCCTGCTGCCGAACCACTGTGCCCGTTTTTCGCTCCTGCGAATCCGATGAAGGACAATGGGGCCTTCCTGACCATCTGTCCTGTGTGA